CATGTTCAATAACAAATAGGAGAAAGAGTGATAATCAATaacttgtttctttcttttttttttattttaaaaatgcaattgaTTTAGATGTACATATTTCATTGGAATGTTATTATGAACTCTGGCTGCTGTTCCTTATTTGGACATGCACTTCCTGTAAATGAGTCAGAGCTCCTCATCTGGACTCCTCatcgcgtgcgtgtgtgtgcgtgtgtgtgtgtccgcgtgaatgtgtgactgtgtgtgtgtgtgtgtgtgcgtgtgttggcaTGTACTGCCTTTGTCTGACAAGTCAAGCTTGGGGGGGAGTGCTgcaggggggtgggggtcttGTCGCTTTTAgaggcacacacacaccgacacgGGCTTCATTCCCGGTGCGAAACCTCCACGCGAGCGCATCCCAGCTGCACTGGGAAGAGGGGAAGAGGGGGCCCGGCCGCCGCGCACGGATCGTGGGGAGCTACAACCGAACCGAACCGAACCGAGCCGAGCTTCCTACCGCACACCGGAGCCGTTTTTCCTCCCTCGCGATGAGCTTCCCGCTCGGTCTGCGGCGCTGAACCCAAAgagaggggtggggtggggtggggggtgggcgACGCACCTGCCAGCCCCTCTTGCGGACTGCACCCCGCTACCGGGGCAACTTTTGCGGTCTTTCCTTCTTccggacgaggaggaggaggaccggGGGTGTGCAAAGTTGTCCCTCGTGCTGCGGtggtggcggaggaggaggcggcgacGACAGCatcctaattttttttaaaattattattattattttttttttttgcattttttgacaTTGTAAGCAGGCGACACGGCGGCTTGggttgatttgttttctttcctttgcTATCCGATGGATATTCACTGCAAGGCGGACCACTTCGCGGCCATGCACCGTAAGTAGCACAACCCCAGTTTCATtgctgctattattattattattattattatcatcatcatcatcacacgTAAATCaatgtgcatttttaaaaaaactgcgTTAATGACAAAGTTGCATGAAGCATGTGTTTCAACGTGCAAGAAATATCCAGCTGTAATGTAGCCAAAATGATGCCACAATCATTCCAATGTACTCGACTCGCACGTGCAACTTGATATGATTTTATTCCAGTGaataattgatgtttttttttgtgtgtgttagcctcgtgaagcaaaaaaataattgtcgtGTAATATGAGTTATTAGAGCTCGATCAATTATTTACCATGAAGCTGTGAAAGTGAACCTCAGAGGAGCGAGCAAGCTGCTGCACGTGGACTGTgggaaagttgttgtttttatggtgagaaatacatttgtaaaatatgtttactTTTGGTTTGATGTACAAAAACATcagtgttttaaaatgaaatttatgAGAAGCGAGACAGGCTTTTTtacaccttgtttttttttttttggggggggggggatttatttgttgttgcttgttttagaattgttacattttgtttatCCGGGACTATTTGGTGGACACTGGCCTCCTTCCCACAATAAAGTGAATCCATTACATTTGTCATGAGCAATGTGCACTAAGCTTCCACAAAACACTACTTGGCTTATGCTGCTGATTTAGAACAGCACAAAGTCAAATCCAAATTTAGCATCTATATGAACATTTGATTTGTTTGGAGTGGCAAACACATGAACctgttttgattgattgattgattgatggattgattttgaaaacacacaaatgaatgtCATCAAGTCAGCTTGGCTGAGATGGCACGACTGCATCTGATGTTATTCAGTCGTCGTTGTTCCTGGCTCTCTTTACGGCTTTATGTAATGTTAGGCTGCCGGTGTGCGCGTGTGCTGCTGTTGTCTCCCACGTAGGGCACGGGGGTGTGAACCAGCTCGGCGGGGTGTTCGTTAACGGAAGACCCCTCCCGGACGTGGTGCGCCAGCGCATCGTGGAGCTGGCCCACCAGGGGGTTCGACCGTGCGACATCTCCCGGCAGCTGCGCGTCAGCCACGGCTGCGTCAGCAAGATCCTGGGCAGGTACGGACGAATTCACATTTCATTGAATCTTGgcttcattatttaaaaaaaaaaatgaattttgggATATTAAGCACTAAATTGTACAAAATACTCACTGCTGGCATCGGTTGAACAAAAtaacccaaaaatgttttacgattttgttttcttttttacaaatgcaaaaagaaaTGGATGCTTTTCTGACAGTTTGAAATGTTAGCACAAACGAATGAATGTGTACAATTGAATGCATTTTAgtccaatgtgtttttttgacatACAATAAAACAGCATTTCTGTGGTTGTATTActtaaatgtataaatatatatatatgttgttatCAAGGAGTGAATTTTGCATTTGCACTAGTGCTCATGACTGATGCATTTTCCACTAATGGGAATTGAACAAAAGCTTTAAACAATGTACTCATTTTgacgatttttaaaaatgtagtattttataggatttttattattattatttttaacgcAAACCGAATTGTTCTTTCCACAAAGTTTGCTGGAAATGAAAATCGTCGTTTTTTGCAAAAGTtctgctaacaaacaaacatacatctGTAAAATCAGCACCTCTCAATCAATTTTAGTAAAATAAGTCAATTTCTTTGGGGACACAAAATCGAAGTATTTTAAGTACAAGGTAAATCCTCAAAATAGTGGGGttgcattatttattaaaaaaatatatatacatatatatatatatatatatatatattttttttttttttaccaaaacttAATATgtgcttggtggaggtaattaaTAATTCTTTATGAATATTATTGGACTGGGCATacggaggggggaaaaaagtcctcTTAATTTCACGTACATTGGTCGCATACGATTAAAATGTGCTAAAGTAAcatgttttgattattttcgAGGAAAAGAGGGGAAATTAGATCAGTTCACcagattttaatcatgtgcaaacaATGTAGGCGACATgatcaaattagatttttcagcGTATAAAGGTGACGTGTGGGTGGGcttgacttgcttttttttttttttacctgagctACGCCCCCTGTCTCATATTTAAAGGGCCTGTTTTGCGTGATTGGCCATAAAAATGCTGACACCCAGGGGGCAAAAAATCGTTACAGAAAAATTTCACATGAATAGGGAAACCAATTTAAgtcttattgttttttaattattattattatgatgatgattaaaattattatttgcataTGCAGGTACTATGAGACTGGTAGCATCAAACCAGGCGTGATCGGGGGCTCCAAGCCCAAAGTGGCCACGCCGAAGGTGGTGGACAAGATAGCGGACTACAAGAGGCAGAACCCCACCATGTTCGCGTGGGAGATCCGCGACAGGCTGCTGGCTGAGGGCGTCTGCGACAACGACACCGTGCCCAGCGTCTCGTCCATCAACCGGTAAGAGTGCATTTAATGGCAGGAGTTTTAAAACCAAATACATCATGCGAAACTCgtatcaaaaatatatatatattttttttttttcatgtaaaataatTAGAATCTGTATATGGTCCCTAACGAGATCTAATTGTATTAACAAATCTGACTTGACACGTTTaatgcaaattattattattattggcatacatttaatattttgctATTGTGATTATTGAGGTCCTGCACGTGTCACACTTAGGagctgttctttaaaaaaaaaaaaaaaaaaaattaaatgataaTATTAGGAGCACTTCTCTGGTAGTCTCCATCAAAACGCAGGATGACCAATTAAGAGGGTCAAACCATTAGGAACAGCTTCCACTACGAATTTgactttcttatttttttaaatggctctGTAAAGGCAGATTTGTTTTTGGAGCAGATGTTCCTAATATTCTgatcaataattaaaatatcTCTAGTGTCCATCAAAACGAAGCACATTCAGAGGGTCAAAACATTAGGAACAGGTCTCATGTGATGCAGTGCAATATTTGTTCAGGTAgatcgtttatttttttaatttttttatttttttcctgagtgGGGACAGCTCGTTCAAgtgtccctaatgaagtggccacaCAGTATTGCACGCACCTGCTCGATGGTGGCGGTGGTCCCTCAGCAATCAGCACGTGGACAACGAGGGGAGATCAATATGAGGGCGCCCACATCCGTTTTGGCGCCATCAAGCAGGCCAATCGTCTTTCTGAGCATGCGCGCAGTGGCGGCAGGGGGGCGGGGCTAACACTGCAAGCCTGTCAGTAAGATTTCAAAAGAAggtgggaaagaaaaaaagcagcttGGAAAATAAAACGACATctagacttctttttttttttttttttggtggtggtgCATTTAAGGGAACTTTTTGTATAAGGGAAAAAcaggttttgtttttatcaagttCATTCAACTATGTGTATATTATTGTTAGTGGGGTGGCCACATTTGGCAACACGagagggtcaaaatattaggaacggCCCTCAGTCCCCTGCAAACCACAACCGCAGTCAAACATAACGATACATTTGCAACAAAAAGATATCTTGAATGCACCATCAGGGGGGGaaatattttcatcaaaatggAATATTAGCCTCACACATTTTGATGTGTGCATGCCTGTTAAAGTGCAATATACGACTGTccatatgtatataaatattatgCTGCATATAtcaaacacgcgcacacgcacacacacacagacacacacgcacacgcaaacacatcCCCAGTTGATGAACTTTGCTTAAAATGCACTGTTCCATAGAGGCATGACTTTTTAATGAGCTGATGGCTGAGAGCGtggatggacacacacacacacacacacacacacacacacacacacacacacacattttttaaataagaaaggGCTGAAGAAAATTCATTTCATGCTCCGTGCTCGCTTAAAAAGGCAACAGAGACACATGCGTGCGTGATAAATCCAAAATGTACGGATTAataccgcccccccccccaaaaaaataaataaataaaataaaaataaaagccccTCTACTCTCCTTTTTGAATTCCAATTAAAACATTCGATTTGGAGTTAGCTCTCTTTGTTTATGTGGGAAATTGAATTGAGAAGCGTTATAATTCCATCAGGCAATTTTCTAGTCCTATCAGGGGCTCAAAcggtggaatttatttttaggtGCCATATCTCCAGGTAAATGTTTCACGTCTTTAGAATATAATATAGcattagcctaatagcgtaATTGCCTAAGTCGTTTTTTAAtcgtttttggaaaacaagaacaaatatataacacattacacaaacaaaaagagtcCAGTTAGCCTCAAGttaacctttgcggattaccttGACCTAGAGGACTTGAGGAtctaagcaaacatgaagaaaacGATTTTAGTAGCATTGGtggtttttaattattattatgacagtaagttaaaatggCTCGGGCACTTACGCTAGTAGGCAAACGATACGAAACAAAAGTTTTGTGCTCAAAACCAGGCCTCCCCCTTCACTTCAGACTGGATTCGGTCTCGTTTTCCGCTCCAGCGCTCCCGACTGACCCCAGAACAGTCGACAAAATAGGACGCCGTACTCAAACACCTTTGGCCTGTATGATGATGTCATAGCCGAGACCAGCTACTAAAAAACACATGGCttgttattaaaatacaaaaaccatTTTTGGGTGCTGTCCAATAGTATTGATTCAGAAACTTAGCGATTTTAATATTTCTTCAGAGGGGGAACATTCATTGATTCCCTAAAATTGTTTTGGAACATGGACGCCAAACTAAGCGAAGCTAACGCGAGGGACGGAAATGAGAACAAAAAGGACTGATAAGTAGTTTTAGAGTTTCCAAATGATGGTGACGGGCCTCCTTCTCGGCGGGTGCGCCGCTCAGACCGAACAAGTCTAACGTGAGCTAGCGCGGGGGCAATAAGGAACTATTGCTTTCCTGTCACGTGTAATTTATAGTTCCCCATTTGCATCTCTCGGCCCGCGTGCGCAAATCCCGGACTTTTCCGATCGATGCGGCCTCATCAGCCTCGGCGTGCTGGGAGGTAGGGCGGGGATGGCGGTCCTGCAGAGGGTcccggggtgggggggggcgtcAGTAGGGTGAAGCGTAAGGGATTAGCCAGATATGGGTTCCAATCCGGCCTTCCATCCATATTCCCAAAAATTTCAAGTTTGGACAAAATTACCCATTTTGAATCAGAGCAAcaccagctcacccgtgaccctaatgaggacaagcgacgtagaaaatggatggatggaaaatgtcttatttgcagCATTCGGCCGGAAAGCTTAATGTTTCCATACCCGGGTAACATCTGCCTGGACTTGCAGGATCATCCGAACAAAAGTGCAGCAGCCCTTTCATCCCTCGCCCGATGGGACGTCCCTGTCGACGCCAGGCCATACCATAGGTAGGTACCGGGGCTCGCAGCATCACCGTGACCattctcatcatcatcattatcatcatcagtgGCATCAGCAGGAGCTTGGAATGGACTCACAGCAGGTCTTGATGAGTTTTTTCCCACCTCCCCTTCCCTTCCGTCTCAGTGCCAAACACAGTGTCTCCTCCAGTAACCAGCGCCTCCAACGACCCAGCGGGGTCGTACTCCATTAACGGCATTCTGGGTATTCCGCGTTCCAACGgtgaaaagaggaaaagagacGAAGGTAGgatatgtttatttaaaaaaaaaaaaaaaaaaaaaaaaaaggcagtcaAGTCTTGCCACTGGAGTGTCAGTTTGTAGCTTTTCAAAACTGGGAACATACCGGTGCCTTCAAATAGTTGCCCCGTTAGGCTCCACTAGTACCTCCTACTGTAAGCCTATGGCTATTTTCTCCCCAAAATACTGGACGTCATTGTACCCGGCATTTTCCCAAAAGCGCCCTTGTACCCTGAGTGATACAAAGGCTTGTCACTGGGGTGGTGTCCTCAAAGGTTTTGCTTTTATGCTCTTGACTTTTTCAGCTTAGTCTTGATCCATTACTCTTAAACGCCACATCGGAGTCCAACAGATTATTCCGATGGGGTACATCGGTACAGTTTTGCGGGAGTCCTACGGTAACCGCATGTCTGACAGTGAGGCATCGGGCATCgggcatccccccccccccccccccccccccccccacacacacacacacaaaaaggtctACTGTTTTCCACTGGCTTCTAACTAGCGTGGCATCCTCAAATGTTCTGCTTTTGTATCCTTCACTTTCCAGCTTGGTCTTGATCCACTGGTTCTAAAAACCGTCCAGTCCAGTAGTTATCCCATTGGGGTACATGTCGATTTAAAGGACATAAATTGAATCCTACTGTGTCAAACCTGGAACCATTCCCGAAAAAGTGTACTGTGTACTTAAGGATACAATGTCTTGTCACTGGAGGTGGAGGGGTGTCCTCAAAGGTTTTGCTTTTGTAACTTTGACTTTGTGTGCTTGGCTCTGATCTATTGGTCCTAAAAACAGTCCAGTCAAGTAGTTATCCCTAAGGTATGAGGGACAGTTATGGAATCCTACTGTACCTCtaattcagggaaaaaaaaaaaaaaaaaaaacacaacctccAAGGTTCTACTTGTACTCTCGACCCGTCACTTTTCTAGCTTTGGTCCTAAAAGCCGTCCAGTAACATCAGAGTCCAATAACAATCCGTCCATTATTGTAGATTTGAGGGACATAAATGGACTCCTCCTGTAGCCCTATTTGTACCAGCGCAGGATTGGTTCATGCCTccaaaaagatggaaaaaaaaaaaaaaagtgagcctCTTTTTTTACGCGCTGTGCTGAAGTTGCAACTCCGGCTCTCAAAGGCGCCATCGTTCCAGGCAATGACCCTTAATAAAGCACCTGAACTCGGCTACACTGCTGTGTCAATCCGCCGAGGAGTCTTTTTGATTTGAAGGCACGACCTCCACTATTGTCTCCTGCAATTAATCTTTATGGAAGTGATTAAAGGGCTTTAGATAATTACATGTCAAGATGATGTAGCCGACCACCCAGGTCAGTCAAGAAAGCATCTGaagctctgttttttttccccctccttcttctccttcaaCAAAAGTACCTTCATTGGCCAGAAAAAGGCCTGAGGCTTTTTATAGATTATTGGTTCTGAAAGCAATAGGCTTCCTCAATGACGCTACATGCTCGAGCTGCTGATGAGAACAGCTAAAGACGTGCGCTGGTGTTGTGAGgtgtattttggaatgatgcgAAGTGCCTtctttccagaa
The sequence above is a segment of the Phycodurus eques isolate BA_2022a chromosome 19, UOR_Pequ_1.1, whole genome shotgun sequence genome. Coding sequences within it:
- the LOC133418004 gene encoding paired box protein Pax-2a-like, which gives rise to MDIHCKADHFAAMHRHGGVNQLGGVFVNGRPLPDVVRQRIVELAHQGVRPCDISRQLRVSHGCVSKILGRYYETGSIKPGVIGGSKPKVATPKVVDKIADYKRQNPTMFAWEIRDRLLAEGVCDNDTVPSVSSINRIIRTKVQQPFHPSPDGTSLSTPGHTIVTSASNDPAGSYSINGILGIPRSNGEKRKRDEGRIYGSGPNSDSQGSVESLRKHLRADAFTQQQLEALDRVFERPSYPDVFPTSEHIKPEQANEYSLPGLNSSLDEVKPSLSSNANPELGPSVSQSYPVVTGRDMANTTLPGYPPHVPPTGQGSYPTSTLAGMVPGSEFSGNPYSHPQYTTYNEAWRFSNPALLSSPYYYSAASRGSVPPTAAAAYDRH